The genome window CTTTTTGGCAACGAAGCCCATGGGCTGTCAACAGATGTCGTCGACTTTGCCAACGTCAGGGTCCGCATTCCGATCAGAGGAAGCGCTGAGTCGTTTAACGTCGCTGGTGCTGCTGCGATTACGCTTTACGAGGCTTCACGCGCTCTTAGTTTGTCCCACGGTATTGATAGACTCTGAATCAGATTATCGACGTACGTCACTAGTTACTCGTGAAAGGTTTCACCTCCGTGTCAGAAATTGATGTTTCCGAAGCATCACTGAATGCCGCCGCTGATGCTGCGATTAGTGCATTTGATCAAGCGACGACGCTGGACGATCTAGTACAAGCACGTAAGGAGCATCTTGGGGATTCCGCTCCCATCCCGCTGGCACGACGATCGCTAGGTTCCCTGCCGAAATCAGAACGAAAAGACGCCGGTCGGGCAGTGAATAAGGCTCGTGGGCGCGTCGAAAAGCGTTTTGCAGAGCGCAAGGCTGTGCTCGAGGAAGAACGTAACCAGGCTGTACTTCGTTCCGAGCGCCTGGATGTCACGATCCCGTCAACGCGTCGGCCCGTCGGGGCGATGCATCCGATCACTCAAATTTCTGAGCACATTCAGGATATTTTCGTCGGCATGGGGTGGGAAATTGCCGACGGCCCCGAGGTTGAGGCTGAGTATTTCAATTTCGATGCATTGAATTTTGTGCCTGATCATCCTGCGCGGACGCTGCAGGATACATTCCACATTGCTCCGGAAGGCTCGGGCCAGGTACTTCGTACTCACACTAGCCCGGTGCAGATGCGGACCATGTTGTCCCGTGATTTGCCCATTTATATCGCGTGCCCTGGACGGACATTCCGCACGGATGAACTGGACGCGACGCACACACCGGTCTTCCACCAGGTAGAAGGCCTAGCAGTGGATAAGGGCCTCACGATGGCGCATCTCCACGGAACGTTGGACCATTTAGCGAGAGTCCTTTTTGGGGAGAACACTAAGACGCGTTTCCGGACCAATTATTTCCCCTTCACTGAGCCTTCTGCGGAAGTTGACGTCTGGTTCCCAGAGAAGAAAGGCGGAGCAGGTTGGATTGAGTGGGGCGGTTGCGGAATGGTGAATCCCAACGTCCTGCGAGCTGCCGGCATAGATTCGGACGAATATTCAGGTTTTGCATTCGGCATGGGGCTAGAGCGGACATTGCAGTTTAGAAATAATCTTCCGGACATGCGTGACATGGTTGAAGGAGATATCAGGTTCACCAGGCCATTCGGGATTCGGGCATAGCCTCCGCACCACTATTTCGTCTGCTATTCATCTTTCTTCTTTAAGGAGTCTTCCATGTTCATGCCCCAACATTGGATTACTGAAATCCTGGACTACGCAAATCCCGGCTGGTCAGTCACGCCAGAAGAGCTAGATTCTGCCTATGTTCGTGTTGGGTTTGAAACTGAGGGATACGAGACAATCCCCGAGACGACGGGTCCACTTGTCTTAGGCCGTGTGGAAAAAATTGAGGAGCTTGAGGGGTTTAAGAAACCTATTCGCTACTGTGATGTCAACGTTGGCAAAGCGAATGGTTCGGGCGAACTCCAACATATTATTTGTGGGGCGCGAAACTTTGCTGAGGGAGACATCGTTGTGGTGGCCTTGCCCGGCACAGTTCTTCCTGGCGATTTTTCTATTAGTGCCCGCAAAACCTACGGCAAAATGTCCGAAGGAATGCTGTGCTCTGCGATGGAGCTGGGGCTTTCACGAACTCAGAACAAAGGCATCATCACTCTGCCTGCAAAGGCAGGGCAGCCCGGCGACGACCCTCGGCCTTTCCTCAGGCTCTCCGACACTATTTTTGATGTCAACATCACCCCAGACCGTGGCTATGCCCTGTCGGCCCGTGGATTAGCACGAGAAATTGCATCCAGTTTCAACCTCACGTACGTCGATCCCGCTGACGATCCTGCAGCCGCGGAACTACGTGTTCAGGTGCCCGACGTGTCTGGGGACGCTCTTCCGGTTGATGTTCGTAATACAGCTGACGTCAAACGTTTTGGAATCCGTGAGGTTCGTGGAATTGATCCGTCGGCGGCGACTCCATTTTGGATGGAACGCCAACTGATGCTGTGCGGCCAAAGGCCAGTGAATTTGCCGACCGACGTCACCAACTACGTCATGTTCCTGTATGGCCAGCCCATGCACGCATTCGACGCTGACAAGATCAAAGGCGGCTTAACTGTACGGGATGCGCAGCAAGGCGAAACGCTGACCACGTTGGACGGGGTCGAAAGGAATTTGAATCCTGAGGACCTCGTCATCGCGGACGAGACCGGAATTCAGTCAATGGCTGGTGTGATGGGCGGTTCTACGTCGGAAATTAGTGATTCGACGACGTCTGTTTACCTCGAAGCTGCGAACTTTGATGCGATGACTATTGCGCGGACATCGCGGCGTCACAAACTGTCGTCCGAGGCTTCCCGACGCTTCGAACGTGGTGTCGATCCGGCATTGGTAGAAGTTGCTCTTGATACTGCGGCGGCGCT of Corynebacterium kroppenstedtii DSM 44385 contains these proteins:
- the pheS gene encoding phenylalanine--tRNA ligase subunit alpha, which translates into the protein MSEIDVSEASLNAAADAAISAFDQATTLDDLVQARKEHLGDSAPIPLARRSLGSLPKSERKDAGRAVNKARGRVEKRFAERKAVLEEERNQAVLRSERLDVTIPSTRRPVGAMHPITQISEHIQDIFVGMGWEIADGPEVEAEYFNFDALNFVPDHPARTLQDTFHIAPEGSGQVLRTHTSPVQMRTMLSRDLPIYIACPGRTFRTDELDATHTPVFHQVEGLAVDKGLTMAHLHGTLDHLARVLFGENTKTRFRTNYFPFTEPSAEVDVWFPEKKGGAGWIEWGGCGMVNPNVLRAAGIDSDEYSGFAFGMGLERTLQFRNNLPDMRDMVEGDIRFTRPFGIRA